The Parvibaculum sp. DNA segment AGAATGTGATAGCCGGTGCCGAGCGGGTCGCGCTCCGGGTCGAGGAACGTGAAGACGCGGTTCTTCTGGTAGTCGTGAAGCCGGCCCCAGACGACGGGCACGGCTGCAAGCACGAGGGCGCCGGAAAGGATGAAATAGCGCCAGCGAAGCCCGGCGGCGAAGAGCAGGATCGCACCGGACGCGATCAGCAGGATGGCGGTTCCGAGATCGGGCTGCAGGACAACGAGACCGACGGGTGCGGCGATCAGCGCCACCGGAATGACGAGATTGCGCAGCCGCGACACCTCATCGAGCGTCAATCCGTGGAAATAGCGCGCCAGCGCCATCAGCAGCGTTACCTTCATGATCTCGGACGGCTGGATCTGGACAAAACCGAGATTGAGCCAGCGTTGCGCGCCCATACCCGTCATCCCGACCACTTCCACGGCAACGAGCATGGCCAGCGCCACACCGTAGAGCGGATAGGCGAGCCGCATCCAGAGCCGCAGATCGATCATCGCGGCGATCAGCAGAATGCAGACGCCGGCGGCGAAGCGCAGTGCCTGCCGGTAGGCCCAGGGCGAAAAACTGCCTTCGGCGACCGAATAAAGCATCGCGAAGCCGATCGACGCGATCAGCACGAGCAGCAGCAGAAAGCCCCAGTTGAACTCGACAAGCTTGTCGGTGAGGCGAAGTTCGCGGCCGGTGAAACGTCTGAGATCGAGCATCAGCCTTCCCTCGCCCCGGTGCTGCCGCGCGGCGGCACAACGGCTTGCGGCCGGTCCACATTGCGGCTCAGCACTTCGCGCATGATGTCGCGCGCAACAGGCGCGGCGGCGGCGGAACCGGAGCCGCCATGCTCGACAATCACCGACAGCGCATAGCGCGGTGCATGGACGGGCGCGTAACAAACGAAAAGCGCATGGTCGCGTTGCCGCCACGGAAGCTGCTCGTTCTTCAGAACGCCGGTCAATCGTTCCGCGCGGCTGATTCGCCGCACCTGCGCCGTGCCCGTCTTGCCGGCCAGTTCCATTCCGGGCTCGGGAATGCGCGAGCGGAACGCGGTGCCGCCGGGCTCATTGGAAACGGCGTTCATGCCGTCACAGGCAACCTTCAAGGCCGCCTCGCCGAGGCCTAGCGATGCCGGGCGCGGCGTCGGCAGCAATTGCCCGCCAATGGCGCGGGTCAATCGCGGTTTCACGGCATAACCGCCATTGGCGAGCCGCGCCGTCATCACCGCCAGTTGCAAGGGCGTCGTCAGCAGGTAGCCCTGTCCAATGCCGGCGATCACCGTTTCGCCCTGATGCCACGGCTCGCCCCGCGTCGCCCGCTTCCAGTCGGGCGTCGGCACAAGGCCCGCCTTCTCGCCGGGCACTTCGAAGCCATAGGTTTCGCCGAGCCCGAATTTTCGCGCCATCTCGGCAATCGCATTGATGCCGATGCGGCGTGCCACGTCGTAGAAGAAGACGTCGCAGGAATATTTGATGGCCTGGTGCATATTCATCGCGCCGTGGCCGCCCTTTTTCCAGCAATGGAAGTCGTGGCTGCCGAGCGAGTAATGTCCGGGGCAAACGACGCGCTGCGCGGGATTGATGCCGGCCTCGATCGCCGCCGCCGCCACCACCATCTTGAACGTCGATCCTGGTGGATACATGCCGGCCAGCGCCTTGTTGACCAGCGGCTTGTATTCGTTGTCGACAAGCGCCCGCCACTGCTCGTTGCTGAGCCCCATGTTGAACTGGTTCGGGTCGTAGGCCGGCGCCGAAACGAATGCAAGAACGTCGCCCGAGTGAATATCCATCACGACGGCGCCCGCAGATTCGCCTTTCAGCCGGTCCCAGGCAAAACGTTGAATATCCATGTCGAGCGTCAGCACGACTTCCTGGCCCGGCTTGCCGGGATCCTTGGCAAGCTCGCGGATCACGCGGCCATAGGCATTGACTTCGACATGGCTCGAGCCCGCCGTACCGCGCAGCTCCTTGTCGTAGGTTTTCTCGATACCTTCCTTGCCGATGCGAAAGCCCGGCAGGCGCATGAGCTGACGGTCGGTCTCGGCTTCGGCCATGTCCTTTTCCGACACGGCGGCGACATAGCCCATGATATGCGCAAGCTCTTCCCCGTACGGATAGTCGCGCGTCTCGCCGACATCCGGAACGATGCCCGCGAGATCGGGTTCGTTGATGTTGACCTTGGCGAACTGATCCCATGTCAGCCCTTCGGCGACCGTCACGGGCATGAAGCGTGGCGAGCGTTGAACGTCGCGCAGGATGCGCCGCCGGGCGAAGTCGCTGATTTCGATGATCCGCGACAGACGGTCGAGCGTCGCTTCGATGTCCGCCGTTTGCTCGGAGATCATCATGGCACGGAAATTCTGGCGATTGGAGGCGAGGATCCGCCCATAGCGGTCGACGACATTGCCGCGGAGCGGTGCAAGAAGCCGCATGCTGACGCGGTTTTCTTCCGCAAGCATAGTGTACTGATCGGATTTCAGGACCTGCAGATAATACATGCGGCCGGCCAGCACCACGAACGCAGCGCCCTGTATGGCGCCAAGCAACGCCGCGCGCCGCGTGAACGCTTGATAGCGTGTGTTGTCGCGTCCGCTTATCTGCATGTGCCACGCTCCATCGCCTGCCTCAGCTTCCCGGCAGGACGCGCGTCTGTATCCGCCCGAAAATCATAACGAAGATCGGGAAGACCGCCACTGTCAAAACCATGTGCCGCACCAGTGTGGCCGGCGGTACGAGTGTTCCGTGAAAAACCGAAACCACGGCCCAGGCGAGCAGGCCCGTGAATGCGGCAACGACCAGAAAGCCGAACCAGAAAACCGTGAACGGTGCATTGACCACCAGCATGCGCTGCGAAATTACCACAGCATAAGTAACGACATAAACAAAGGCCCAGAGCCCGATAATGCCGCCGGACAAGAGATCGAAAACAAGCCCGACCGTGAAGACTGCAATCGGCGGAAACATCTCGGGCCGCACGATGGCCCAGTAATAAATCGCCATCAGCACGAAGGCCGGCGTCAGCGACGAGCCGACGATGCGTCCGAACGGCACGAAGGAAAGCAGAACGCAAACCAGCCCCATCACGAACGGGGCGACGATCGTGAAAATGCGTCCGGCGCGGGAGGCAGGTGTCGGCGAATAGGGATCGAGACGGACCATGACGCTACTCCGCCCCGCCAGGCGCCACGGCGGCCGAGCCGGTCGCCGCGCTGCCGCTGGACGAAGCCGGCGGGCCTTTCAGCACATCGGGCGGATCCTGCCGTTCGACCTGCCAGGGAAACTCGTATTGCAGGACGCGCACGAAATCGAGCCGTCCCCGATCTGAGAATGTCTGAACGCGCAAATTGCCGTCATTCGTTTGAATGACGAGACCGACCGGCAAGCCGGACGGGATCAATCCCCCGTCGCCGGACGTCACGACACGGTCGCCGGGCGAGACGGCGCTGACATTCGTCAGATATTCGAGTTTCGGCCATTCGGTATTGTCGCCCGCCAGCACGGCCTTGAAGTGCGCGGGCTCGATCACCACCGGAATGCGGCTGTTAAGGTCGGTCAGCAGCAGCACGCGGCTGGCTTTCGGGCCGGTCGACACAATGCGCCCGACAAGGCCG contains these protein-coding regions:
- the rodA gene encoding rod shape-determining protein RodA; translated protein: MLDLRRFTGRELRLTDKLVEFNWGFLLLLVLIASIGFAMLYSVAEGSFSPWAYRQALRFAAGVCILLIAAMIDLRLWMRLAYPLYGVALAMLVAVEVVGMTGMGAQRWLNLGFVQIQPSEIMKVTLLMALARYFHGLTLDEVSRLRNLVIPVALIAAPVGLVVLQPDLGTAILLIASGAILLFAAGLRWRYFILSGALVLAAVPVVWGRLHDYQKNRVFTFLDPERDPLGTGYHILQSKIALGAGGVFGKGFMEGTQSQLNFLPEKHTDFIFTMLGEELGLAGGLVLLALYFIVLMFSLNVAMQCRNQFGRLLAIGVSMTFFLYVFINTAMVMGLLPVVGVPLPLVSYGGTAMLSLMFAFGLLMSVHIHRNVEISRGPSAFW
- the mrdA gene encoding penicillin-binding protein 2, producing MQISGRDNTRYQAFTRRAALLGAIQGAAFVVLAGRMYYLQVLKSDQYTMLAEENRVSMRLLAPLRGNVVDRYGRILASNRQNFRAMMISEQTADIEATLDRLSRIIEISDFARRRILRDVQRSPRFMPVTVAEGLTWDQFAKVNINEPDLAGIVPDVGETRDYPYGEELAHIMGYVAAVSEKDMAEAETDRQLMRLPGFRIGKEGIEKTYDKELRGTAGSSHVEVNAYGRVIRELAKDPGKPGQEVVLTLDMDIQRFAWDRLKGESAGAVVMDIHSGDVLAFVSAPAYDPNQFNMGLSNEQWRALVDNEYKPLVNKALAGMYPPGSTFKMVVAAAAIEAGINPAQRVVCPGHYSLGSHDFHCWKKGGHGAMNMHQAIKYSCDVFFYDVARRIGINAIAEMARKFGLGETYGFEVPGEKAGLVPTPDWKRATRGEPWHQGETVIAGIGQGYLLTTPLQLAVMTARLANGGYAVKPRLTRAIGGQLLPTPRPASLGLGEAALKVACDGMNAVSNEPGGTAFRSRIPEPGMELAGKTGTAQVRRISRAERLTGVLKNEQLPWRQRDHALFVCYAPVHAPRYALSVIVEHGGSGSAAAAPVARDIMREVLSRNVDRPQAVVPPRGSTGAREG
- the mreD gene encoding rod shape-determining protein MreD gives rise to the protein MVRLDPYSPTPASRAGRIFTIVAPFVMGLVCVLLSFVPFGRIVGSSLTPAFVLMAIYYWAIVRPEMFPPIAVFTVGLVFDLLSGGIIGLWAFVYVVTYAVVISQRMLVVNAPFTVFWFGFLVVAAFTGLLAWAVVSVFHGTLVPPATLVRHMVLTVAVFPIFVMIFGRIQTRVLPGS